The DNA segment CGATGAGGCCGGCCAGGGCCCGCGCGCCCGGCTCCTTGCCCTCGTGCTCGATGGCCACCTGCACGAGCCCGTAGGCCGCGGCGAGGTAGCCCCAGGAGGGATGAAAGACGAGAAAGCGCCGCCCCGCAAGCCCCGCGAAGAGGCTGCGCAGCTCGCCGTCCAGCGCGGCCAGCTCGCCGGCGTAGCGTTCGGCACCGGCGGTGTAGTCGGCCGCATGCGCAGGATCCGCCTCGGCCAGAGCCGCCGCCAGCGGAGGCAGCAAGCGCGCGACGAGGCCCGGATCGGTCCAGACGTGCGGGTCGAGCTCGCCCTCGCCGTGCGTCTCGTGACCGGCGTGCGCGCGGCCGATCATCGGCAAGCGCTCGACACC comes from the bacterium genome and includes:
- a CDS encoding ABC transporter substrate-binding protein, with the protein product MNARRWLAHLALLGLAAPAAAAPLRVVVSILPQRAFVEAVAGPHARVEVLVGPGRNMHTYEPTPKQMAALAEADLVLPIGVPFEHAWLPRLAAANPKLRVVDLLEAAGVERLPMIGRAHAGHETHGEGELDPHVWTDPGLVARLLPPLAAALAEADPAHAADYTAGAERYAGELAALDGELRSLFAGLAGRRFLVFHPSWGYLAAAYGLVQVAIEHEGKEPGARALAGLI